One Agrococcus jenensis genomic region harbors:
- a CDS encoding Bax inhibitor-1/YccA family protein, producing the protein MAGNPAFRNSPAFTENAQRASQAVPGGQQAPYGQQPYGQQPQQFGQPQYGQAPYGQAPYGQAPYGQQPYGQPAIPTPEQLDQQFGRPAAGPLETERLTYDGVIMKTAVTLGVTALGFIVTLGMLFVSGTSPAFFVLTYGGALVGFVLALVNIFKKEPSPALVLAYAAAQGLFLGGFSGILEFGPMGLDGIIFQALLATACVIGATLALYAFRIVRTSPRMNKIFFIAIIGYGAFSLINFVLMLTGVNQDPWGMRSMEIFGIPLGVLLGGLAVLLGAYSLVMDFEGIEMGVKRGVHKKYGWSAAFGLTMTIIWLYVEILRIIAILRGNN; encoded by the coding sequence TTGGCAGGCAACCCGGCGTTCCGCAACTCGCCCGCGTTCACCGAGAACGCGCAGCGCGCCTCGCAGGCTGTCCCCGGCGGCCAGCAGGCACCCTACGGCCAGCAGCCGTACGGTCAGCAGCCGCAGCAGTTCGGCCAGCCGCAGTATGGGCAGGCCCCGTACGGGCAGGCACCGTATGGCCAGGCTCCCTACGGTCAGCAGCCGTACGGCCAGCCGGCCATCCCCACGCCGGAGCAGCTCGACCAGCAGTTCGGTCGCCCCGCTGCCGGACCGCTCGAGACCGAGCGCCTCACCTACGACGGCGTGATCATGAAGACGGCCGTCACGCTCGGCGTGACCGCGCTCGGCTTCATCGTCACGCTCGGCATGCTGTTCGTGTCCGGCACCTCGCCGGCCTTCTTCGTGCTCACCTACGGCGGTGCGCTCGTCGGCTTCGTGCTCGCGCTCGTCAACATCTTCAAGAAGGAGCCGAGCCCGGCGCTCGTGCTCGCCTACGCGGCAGCGCAGGGCCTCTTCCTCGGTGGCTTCTCGGGCATCCTCGAGTTCGGCCCGATGGGCCTCGACGGCATCATCTTCCAGGCGCTGCTCGCCACCGCGTGCGTGATCGGCGCGACGCTCGCCCTCTACGCGTTCCGGATCGTCCGCACGTCGCCGCGCATGAACAAGATCTTCTTCATCGCGATCATCGGCTACGGCGCCTTCTCGCTGATCAACTTCGTGCTCATGCTCACCGGCGTGAACCAGGACCCGTGGGGCATGCGCTCGATGGAGATCTTCGGCATCCCGCTCGGCGTGCTGCTCGGCGGCCTCGCCGTGCTGCTCGGCGCCTACTCCCTCGTCATGGACTTCGAGGGCATCGAGATGGGCGTCAAGCGCGGCGTGCACAAGAAGTACGGCTGGTCGGCCGCCTTCGGCCTCACGATGACGATCATCTGGCTCTACGTCGAGATCCTGCGCATCATCGCGATCCTGCGGGGCAACAATTAG
- a CDS encoding VOC family protein, with protein MALRWYSNVIESTDPGRLARWWGDALDWQIIYEADDEVVLIPKWAQELAPKLSFEQVPPGLTFVLVDHEKATKNRIHMDLAPHTGDDRDAEIARLEALGARRIDVGQGPDVSWTVLADIDGNEFCVLSSRDQ; from the coding sequence ATGGCGCTGCGCTGGTATTCGAACGTGATCGAGTCGACCGACCCCGGGCGGCTCGCCCGCTGGTGGGGCGACGCGCTCGACTGGCAGATCATCTACGAGGCCGACGACGAGGTCGTCCTCATCCCGAAGTGGGCGCAGGAGCTGGCGCCGAAGCTCTCGTTCGAGCAGGTGCCGCCCGGGCTCACGTTCGTGCTCGTCGACCACGAGAAGGCGACGAAGAACCGCATCCACATGGACCTCGCGCCGCACACGGGCGACGACCGCGACGCCGAGATCGCGCGGCTCGAGGCGCTCGGCGCCAGGCGCATCGACGTCGGGCAGGGGCCGGACGTCTCGTGGACCGTGCTCGCCGACATCGACGGCAACGAGTTCTGCGTGCTGTCGAGCCGCGACCAGTAG
- the sufU gene encoding Fe-S cluster assembly sulfur transfer protein SufU, with amino-acid sequence MTGEAPRDPLAGLYQELILEHAKRREGEGSIEPFDAERFLRNPTCGDEIRLRVRLDGDAVDALGWEGQGCSISQASASVLAEQAPGLTVAEAHERIEAMRELLRSRGGVEPDEALLGDAVAFAGVARFPMRVKCAMLAWVALEEALDQAAR; translated from the coding sequence ATGACGGGCGAGGCGCCGCGCGACCCGCTCGCCGGCCTCTACCAGGAGCTCATCCTCGAGCACGCGAAGCGGCGCGAGGGGGAGGGCTCGATCGAGCCGTTCGACGCCGAGCGCTTCCTGCGCAACCCCACGTGCGGCGACGAGATCCGGCTGCGCGTGCGGCTCGACGGCGACGCGGTCGACGCGCTCGGCTGGGAGGGCCAGGGCTGCTCGATCTCGCAGGCATCGGCCTCGGTGCTCGCCGAGCAGGCACCCGGTCTGACCGTGGCCGAGGCGCACGAGCGGATCGAGGCGATGCGCGAGCTGCTGCGCTCGCGCGGCGGCGTCGAGCCCGACGAGGCGCTGCTCGGCGACGCGGTGGCGTTCGCGGGCGTCGCGAGGTTCCCGATGCGCGTGAAGTGCGCGATGCTCGCGTGGGTCGCGCTCGAGGAGGCGCTCGACCAGGCCGCGCGCTGA
- a CDS encoding glycerophosphodiester phosphodiesterase family protein, producing MPATRVIGHRGASGWAPEHTATAVRLAAELGADAVEPDLVATRDGVLVVRHDNELGGTTDIADRPGLAGRRRTQTIDGVEVEGWFVEDLTWAEVATLRARERLPGLRPLSARRDGLDGVLRFTDLLAIADATGLDVVAELKHATHHASIGLPLDALLADAVVGTHWSSSGRLTVESFEESVLHAVRERGVEARIVYLMEQDGTAADLVGDDRAPSYAQQRTGAGLTALGRRVDAISVDKASLFDRSTGQLAPSDLVERARAAGLGTLAWTLRPENRFLEPEHRLGTHDAAWGDWTTEWATVAALGLEAVFVDHPDLWRRLPTG from the coding sequence GTGCCAGCCACTCGCGTCATCGGCCACCGCGGCGCCTCGGGATGGGCGCCCGAGCACACCGCGACGGCCGTGCGCCTCGCCGCCGAGCTCGGCGCCGATGCCGTCGAGCCCGACCTCGTCGCGACCCGCGACGGCGTGCTCGTGGTGCGGCACGACAACGAGCTCGGTGGGACGACGGACATCGCCGATCGGCCGGGCCTCGCCGGCCGGCGTCGCACGCAGACGATCGACGGCGTCGAGGTCGAGGGCTGGTTCGTCGAGGACCTCACCTGGGCCGAGGTGGCGACGCTCCGCGCCCGCGAGCGGCTGCCCGGGCTGCGCCCGCTCAGCGCGCGTCGCGACGGCCTGGACGGCGTCCTCCGGTTCACCGACCTCCTCGCGATCGCCGACGCGACGGGGCTCGACGTCGTCGCCGAGCTCAAGCACGCGACGCATCACGCATCGATCGGACTCCCGCTCGACGCGCTGCTGGCGGATGCGGTGGTCGGCACGCACTGGTCGTCGAGCGGGCGGCTGACGGTCGAGAGCTTCGAGGAGTCGGTGCTGCACGCGGTGCGCGAGCGCGGCGTCGAGGCTCGGATCGTCTACCTCATGGAGCAGGACGGCACGGCGGCCGACCTGGTCGGCGACGACCGGGCGCCGTCCTACGCGCAGCAGCGCACCGGCGCCGGGCTCACCGCGCTCGGCCGTCGCGTCGACGCGATCAGCGTCGACAAGGCGTCGCTGTTCGACCGCAGCACCGGGCAGCTCGCACCGAGCGACCTGGTGGAGCGCGCCAGGGCAGCAGGGCTCGGCACGCTCGCCTGGACCCTGCGGCCCGAGAACCGCTTCCTCGAGCCGGAGCACCGGCTCGGCACGCACGACGCGGCGTGGGGCGACTGGACGACCGAGTGGGCGACGGTGGCGGCGCTCGGGCTCGAGGCGGTGTTCGTCGACCACCCCGACCTCTGGCGGCGGCTCCCGACCGGGTGA
- a CDS encoding SufS family cysteine desulfurase, producing MATTGLTDDRVLALRADFPILAEQPAGVPLVYLDSGATSQQPRQVLDAEWAFRTQRNAAVHRGAHTLAALATDDYEVARDRIARFVGARPTEISWAMNATDALNTVALSLAEANRAGAVDPALRIREGDEILVTEAEHHANLLPWQRLADETGATLRWIEVDDDGVWTAASALAAITERTRVVAVAHVSNVTGLIAPVDEIVAAAHAVGALVVLDACQSVPHRPVDLHALGVDAAAFSAHKMLGPGGIGVLYLAEALGAALPPARLGGSMITTVTMTEREFLPAPQRFEAGTQPVSAIVGLAAAVDYLEGVGMAAIEAHELALGERLASGAASIEGVRLVGPQPGAERAGLASVIVDGVHAHDVGQVLDAQGIAARVGHHCAQPLHRRLGVAATTRASAYLYTTEAEVDLFLDALSGVRAYFGAGR from the coding sequence ACAGGGCTGACCGACGACCGCGTGCTGGCGCTGCGCGCCGACTTCCCGATCCTCGCAGAGCAGCCGGCGGGCGTGCCGCTCGTCTACCTCGACTCCGGCGCCACGAGCCAGCAGCCGCGCCAGGTGCTCGACGCCGAGTGGGCGTTCCGCACGCAGCGCAACGCCGCCGTGCACCGCGGCGCGCACACGCTCGCCGCGCTCGCGACCGACGACTACGAGGTCGCCCGCGATCGCATCGCGCGCTTCGTCGGCGCCCGGCCCACCGAGATCTCCTGGGCGATGAACGCGACGGATGCGCTCAACACCGTCGCGCTGTCGCTCGCCGAGGCCAACCGAGCGGGTGCGGTCGACCCCGCCCTCCGCATCCGGGAGGGCGACGAGATCCTCGTCACCGAGGCGGAGCACCACGCCAACCTGCTGCCGTGGCAGCGCCTCGCCGACGAGACCGGCGCGACGCTGCGCTGGATCGAGGTCGACGACGACGGCGTCTGGACGGCGGCGTCGGCGCTCGCGGCGATCACCGAGCGCACGCGCGTCGTCGCGGTCGCCCACGTCTCGAACGTCACCGGGCTCATCGCGCCGGTCGACGAGATCGTGGCCGCGGCGCACGCGGTCGGCGCCCTCGTCGTGCTCGACGCCTGCCAGTCGGTGCCTCACCGGCCGGTCGACCTGCACGCGCTCGGCGTCGACGCGGCCGCGTTCAGCGCCCACAAGATGCTCGGCCCCGGCGGCATCGGCGTGCTGTACCTCGCCGAGGCGCTCGGTGCCGCGCTGCCGCCCGCGCGCCTGGGCGGCTCGATGATCACGACCGTCACGATGACCGAGCGCGAGTTCCTGCCCGCGCCGCAGCGCTTCGAGGCCGGCACGCAGCCGGTGTCGGCGATCGTCGGCCTCGCCGCAGCGGTCGACTACCTCGAGGGCGTCGGCATGGCGGCGATCGAGGCGCACGAGCTCGCGCTCGGCGAGCGGCTCGCATCGGGCGCCGCCTCGATCGAGGGCGTGCGGCTCGTGGGTCCGCAACCCGGCGCCGAGCGCGCGGGGCTCGCGAGCGTCATCGTCGACGGCGTGCACGCGCACGACGTCGGCCAGGTGCTCGACGCCCAGGGGATCGCGGCGCGCGTGGGCCACCACTGCGCGCAGCCGCTGCACCGGCGCCTCGGCGTCGCCGCCACGACCCGCGCGTCCGCCTACCTCTACACGACCGAGGCGGAGGTCGACCTCTTCCTCGACGCGCTCTCGGGCGTACGTGCCTACTTCGGGGCCGGGCGATGA
- a CDS encoding bile acid:sodium symporter family protein, which translates to MSSSTSVGERIGRVAGTWFPLVVLAAAAIAIVVPQAFLPIGPWISTLLGVIMLGMGLTLQPVDFAVIAKKPKAFAVGVVAQYVIMPLAAIGLALAFQLPPELLVGVVLVGSAPGGTASNVMVYLAKGDTALSVAMTTASTLIAPVLTPLLVLWLAGSYLPVDAWALFQSIIFIVLIPVVVGVLLRMLLPKVVRAILPWLPLVSVLGITLVVLAVVAGSASTILSVGLLVALVVILHNGVGYALGFLAAKAVGLDESARRAVAIEVGMQNSGLAAGLARTHFTPESALPAAIFSVWHNVSGSLLASYWSRRPPKAVGTAKPALDDQPVAS; encoded by the coding sequence ATGTCCAGCAGCACATCCGTCGGCGAGCGCATCGGCCGCGTCGCCGGCACCTGGTTCCCGCTCGTCGTCCTCGCGGCGGCCGCGATCGCCATCGTGGTCCCGCAGGCGTTCCTGCCGATCGGGCCGTGGATCAGCACGCTGCTCGGCGTCATCATGCTCGGCATGGGCCTGACCCTGCAGCCGGTCGACTTCGCCGTCATCGCCAAGAAGCCGAAGGCGTTCGCGGTCGGCGTCGTGGCGCAGTACGTCATCATGCCGCTCGCGGCCATCGGCCTCGCGCTCGCGTTCCAGCTGCCGCCCGAGCTGCTCGTCGGCGTCGTGCTGGTCGGCTCCGCGCCGGGCGGCACCGCGTCGAACGTCATGGTCTACCTCGCGAAGGGCGACACGGCGCTCTCGGTCGCGATGACCACCGCGTCGACGCTCATCGCGCCGGTGCTCACGCCGCTGCTCGTGCTGTGGCTCGCCGGCTCCTACCTGCCGGTCGACGCCTGGGCCCTGTTCCAGTCGATCATCTTCATCGTGCTGATCCCCGTGGTCGTCGGCGTCCTCCTGCGGATGCTGCTGCCGAAGGTCGTGCGGGCGATCCTGCCGTGGCTGCCGCTCGTCTCGGTGCTCGGCATCACGCTCGTGGTGCTCGCGGTCGTCGCCGGCTCCGCGTCGACGATCCTCTCGGTCGGCCTGCTCGTCGCGCTGGTCGTCATCCTGCACAACGGCGTCGGCTACGCGCTCGGCTTCCTGGCGGCGAAGGCGGTCGGGCTCGACGAGAGCGCCCGCCGCGCGGTCGCGATCGAGGTGGGCATGCAGAACTCCGGCCTCGCGGCAGGCCTCGCGCGCACCCACTTCACGCCCGAGTCGGCGCTGCCCGCGGCGATCTTCTCCGTCTGGCACAACGTGTCGGGCTCGCTGCTCGCCTCCTACTGGTCGCGCCGCCCGCCGAAGGCCGTCGGCACCGCCAAGCCCGCGCTCGACGACCAGCCCGTCGCCAGCTGA